The following nucleotide sequence is from Methanomassiliicoccales archaeon.
ATTTCATCAGCCCTGAGCCTCTAGCATCCACATCATGGCCTTAGCGCCCTCTTCCGGCGGAGGAGTCTCGCTGATAAGGGTTAAATCCTCATCCATTTTTTTGAAGAGCGGGACGGCCAGACGATAATCCGGGGAACCGGCGTTCAAAGGCAGATGCCTCTTTTCCCCCGCGCTGGTGTATTCTATGCAAGAGAAATGGCAGTGCAGGCGTCCAGGATAGAATTTCTTGACTTTTTTCAGTACGGCGCCGAAGTCGCCCCTGCTCCTGAGCCCGCCTTGAGAGCGTGCATGGATGTGAGCGAAATCGATTACCGGAATGGTTCCTGGCACTTCTTTTACCACAGCCTCTATCTCCTCCAACGTGCCCCATGATCCCATCTTCCCCATGGTCTCCAATCCCAAGACGACATCCTCTATGCCCTCTTCTTCCATGGAGGCACGGACGCTTTGAAGGGCGCTCCTGACGGTCACTGTGCAGTCCTCGGGTCTGCTCTTGGCATATGAGGCGGCATGAAGCACCAAGATCCGGGCTCCTAGTTGATGACAGATGCGCGCGCTCCTCATTATCCATTCAACGCTCTTGACCCTAATCTCACGGTTGGGGGAGTTCAAATTGATGTAGTATGGAGCGTGGGCGCTAAGAAGCACGCCCAACTCATCTGCCTTCTTCCCTGCTTGCCTGGCCTTGTCCTCAGCCATGCGTGCTTGCCTCACGAACTGCACCTCCATGGCGGAGAAGCCCATCGCAGCCGCTCGCTCCACTGCATCCACTGCACCTTTGCTGCCCATAGGGTAGCCAGCTGGACCAACGCGAGGCATAACGCTTTCATCTGCGGGCTTAATAATAACCTTTGGCACGGGATTCAGAAAGATTAAAAAGGGAGGCGCCTCTCATGCGTGCGGGGAGAATATGAAGGGGGACGATGTTCGCATCGAGGCTGTGCCCGTGCAGAAACCAGCGGACGTGAACATCATCATCGGTCAGACACATTTCATAAAGAGTGCTGAGGACCTCTATGAGGCCATGGTGAATTCCGTCCCCGGTGTGAGGTTCGGACTGGCCTTCTGTGAGGCCTCCGGCCCCCGCCTGGTGAGGGTGGAAGGGAATGATGAAGAGCTGAAGGCCTGCGCCGTCGACAATGCCAGAAGAGTAGGCGCGGGACATAGTTTCTTCGTAGTGATGCGTGGAGCTTACCCTGTGAATGTGCTTTATCGCATAAAGCAGGTGCCGGAGGTGTGCAACGTATTCTGCGCCACCGCTAATGACCTCGAGGTGTTGGTGGCGGAATCGTCAAGAGGAAGAGGTATAATAGGGGTCATCGATGGGCAGCCGCCCCTCGGAGTGGAGACGGATAGCGATGCCAAGGAAAGGAAGGAGTTCCTCCGCAAGATCGGGTATAAGCGCTGAGCCTCGGAATGAGCTCGACGAATACCACGTCATGGCCAAGTACTACGACGTATGGTATGAGGACTTCACCGAAGATATAGAGTTCTACCGCACGTTGGCTGAGAGGACGGGCGGACCCATACTGGAGCTTATGTGCGGCACGGGACGGGTGATGATACCTCTGGCGGACGCAGGTTTTGAGATCACAGGCGTGGATCGCAGCTCGGCCATGCTAGACCGCCTCAGTGCCAAAGTGGAACTGATTGGTGGTCGGGTGGAGCGCAACATCGAGGTAGTGGAAGGGGATGTGCGCTCTTTCCGCCTGGAAAAAAGATATCGCTTGGCCATCGTTCCCTTCAACTCCTTCCTTCACCTCATCGAGAAGAAAGATCAGGTCGATGCCCTGAGGAACATCTCACGACATTTGCTTGATGGTGGCGTGCTTGCATTGAGCGTCTTCAACCCCCAATTCAATCGGCCGGAGAACCTGGTGCGCCACAGGGGGACCAAGGTGACTTC
It contains:
- a CDS encoding adenosine-specific kinase: MKGDDVRIEAVPVQKPADVNIIIGQTHFIKSAEDLYEAMVNSVPGVRFGLAFCEASGPRLVRVEGNDEELKACAVDNARRVGAGHSFFVVMRGAYPVNVLYRIKQVPEVCNVFCATANDLEVLVAESSRGRGIIGVIDGQPPLGVETDSDAKERKEFLRKIGYKR
- a CDS encoding class I SAM-dependent methyltransferase, with the translated sequence MPRKGRSSSARSGISAEPRNELDEYHVMAKYYDVWYEDFTEDIEFYRTLAERTGGPILELMCGTGRVMIPLADAGFEITGVDRSSAMLDRLSAKVELIGGRVERNIEVVEGDVRSFRLEKRYRLAIVPFNSFLHLIEKKDQVDALRNISRHLLDGGVLALSVFNPQFNRPENLVRHRGTKVTSKGEIISKFEAQTFDLSHMTTTVHFFYDISRQDKEMRRVTTSMTLKLMTHQNMLELLDECGFAVEATYGDYAFSPFRKNSELMAFVARKL
- a CDS encoding TIM barrel protein, with the protein product MPRVGPAGYPMGSKGAVDAVERAAAMGFSAMEVQFVRQARMAEDKARQAGKKADELGVLLSAHAPYYINLNSPNREIRVKSVEWIMRSARICHQLGARILVLHAASYAKSRPEDCTVTVRSALQSVRASMEEEGIEDVVLGLETMGKMGSWGTLEEIEAVVKEVPGTIPVIDFAHIHARSQGGLRSRGDFGAVLKKVKKFYPGRLHCHFSCIEYTSAGEKRHLPLNAGSPDYRLAVPLFKKMDEDLTLISETPPPEEGAKAMMWMLEAQG